In Ectothiorhodospira sp. BSL-9, a single window of DNA contains:
- a CDS encoding hemolysin III family protein: MSAASTTLHRRHQTQGEEIANSVSHGVALVAVIVGIPFLILEAVRSGSAAFVAGVSIFSATMVILYLSSTLYHAMPHGRVKRAFRVVDHSVIFLMIAGTYTPLTLGVLGGPWGWTLFGLVWGMAALGVLLKSLNGLSHPIISTGLYLLMGWLVVIAIVPLYNLMPAPGLMWLVAGGLAYTGGVVFYALDQRVPYAHFVWHLFVIAGTVCHYFAILWYGA, from the coding sequence ATGAGTGCTGCCTCGACAACCCTGCACCGGCGTCACCAGACGCAGGGAGAGGAAATCGCCAATAGCGTGAGTCACGGCGTCGCCCTGGTGGCGGTGATCGTGGGCATTCCGTTTTTGATTCTGGAGGCTGTGCGTTCGGGCAGTGCGGCCTTTGTTGCCGGGGTGAGCATCTTTTCAGCCACCATGGTGATCCTCTACCTGTCTTCGACCCTGTATCACGCGATGCCTCATGGGCGGGTCAAGCGAGCCTTTCGGGTGGTGGATCATTCGGTGATCTTTTTGATGATTGCCGGTACGTACACGCCTTTGACGCTGGGGGTTCTGGGTGGCCCGTGGGGCTGGACGCTGTTTGGTCTGGTCTGGGGGATGGCGGCGCTGGGGGTGTTGCTGAAATCACTGAATGGTCTGTCGCATCCGATCATTTCTACGGGGCTGTATTTGCTCATGGGGTGGCTGGTGGTGATTGCCATTGTGCCGCTCTATAACCTGATGCCAGCGCCGGGCCTGATGTGGCTGGTGGCGGGGGGGCTGGCCTATACCGGTGGGGTGGTGTTCTATGCCCTGGATCAGCGGGTGCCTTATGCCCATTTCGTCTGGCATTTGTTCGTGATCGCGGGGACGGTTTGTCATTATTTCGCGATTCTCTGGTATGGGGCTTAA
- a CDS encoding carbohydrate kinase family protein, with protein sequence MSALICGSYAYDTIMVFPDRFKNHILPEKVHMLNVSFLVPGMRREFGGCAGNIAYNLKLLGGDPLPMATVGADFDPYADWMDKCGITQKHITVVPEHYTGQAFITTDQDDNQITAFHPGAMGESHRNKVSDASGVKIGIVSPDGRDGMIQHAEQFVEAGIPFIFDPGQGMPMFGGEDLRRFVEQATYVTLNDYEAQLMSERTGWSHEELASHVDTLIITRGGEGSDIYSKTGKVHVPAAPIAGIKDPTGCGDAYRAGLLWGLMNDLDWETTGRIASLMGAIKIEQVGPQNHAPSRADIEARFKEAFGREM encoded by the coding sequence ATGTCTGCTCTTATCTGCGGTTCATACGCCTACGACACCATTATGGTCTTTCCCGACCGCTTCAAGAACCACATCCTCCCCGAGAAGGTACACATGCTCAACGTATCCTTCCTGGTGCCCGGGATGCGTCGGGAATTCGGCGGCTGCGCCGGCAACATCGCCTACAACCTGAAGCTGCTGGGTGGCGACCCTCTCCCCATGGCCACCGTCGGCGCCGACTTCGACCCCTACGCCGACTGGATGGACAAGTGCGGCATCACCCAGAAGCACATCACCGTCGTCCCCGAGCACTACACCGGCCAGGCCTTCATCACCACCGACCAGGACGACAACCAGATCACCGCCTTCCACCCCGGCGCCATGGGTGAATCCCATCGCAACAAGGTGAGCGACGCCAGCGGCGTGAAGATCGGCATCGTCTCCCCCGATGGCCGCGACGGCATGATCCAGCATGCCGAACAGTTCGTGGAAGCCGGCATCCCGTTCATCTTCGACCCGGGCCAGGGCATGCCCATGTTCGGTGGCGAAGACCTGCGCCGCTTCGTGGAACAGGCCACCTACGTGACCCTGAACGACTACGAAGCTCAGCTGATGAGCGAGCGCACCGGCTGGAGCCACGAGGAACTGGCCAGCCACGTGGACACCCTGATCATCACCCGCGGCGGCGAAGGCTCCGACATCTACAGCAAGACCGGCAAGGTGCACGTGCCGGCTGCACCGATCGCAGGCATCAAGGACCCCACCGGTTGCGGCGACGCCTACCGTGCCGGCCTGCTGTGGGGCCTGATGAATGATCTGGACTGGGAAACCACGGGTCGCATCGCCTCCCTGATGGGCGCCATCAAGATCGAGCAGGTGGGTCCGCAGAACCACGCCCCCAGCCGTGCCGATATTGAAGCCCGCTTCAAGGAAGCCTTTGGCCGGGAGATGTAA
- the mgtE gene encoding magnesium transporter, giving the protein METTEAISAESFKAHIQSQDQEGLKSILAQLQDQDLAALSAHLEPNEWAVLIRLLPEERAPDVFSYLAQEQQQRILADLSDTEKAHLLKRSSYDDTAALIDSLEDEHAREVLDLLPDRHQWVIKSLLAYPEESAGRRMTPGFLSMRPHWTLEQALDHLRREFEESETVNVVFVTDEEGRLLGAVKLKDLLVGSPRRRVDTLLREDVVRAQTRMDQEEAADLIRRYDLEVLPVVDERDILVGIITVDDVMDVATEETTEDFLRMGSVGPIVLNLKDAALSLLYRKRVGWLLILVFVNLFSGAAIAIYEEAIEAVVALVFFLPLVIATGGNAGTQASTLMVRSLATGDVQLKDGIQLWGKEFLVSIGLGITLGLAVWGAGIWLGGPEVGMAVAIAMVLVVIVGSMVGLLLPLLLTRLKLDPATASAPLVTSIADVGGILVYFSVATMVLQLSV; this is encoded by the coding sequence ATGGAGACGACAGAGGCCATCAGCGCCGAGAGCTTCAAGGCGCATATTCAGTCCCAGGACCAGGAGGGACTCAAGTCAATCCTGGCACAGTTGCAGGATCAGGATCTGGCTGCCCTCTCGGCGCACCTTGAGCCGAATGAGTGGGCCGTGCTGATCCGGTTGTTACCGGAAGAGCGTGCCCCGGATGTGTTTTCCTATCTTGCTCAGGAGCAGCAGCAGCGCATCCTGGCGGATCTGTCCGACACGGAAAAGGCTCACCTGCTCAAGCGGTCTTCCTATGACGATACTGCGGCGCTCATCGATAGTCTGGAGGATGAGCACGCCCGTGAGGTGCTGGATCTGCTACCGGATCGTCATCAGTGGGTGATCAAGAGCCTGTTGGCCTACCCGGAGGAAAGTGCCGGTCGGCGCATGACTCCCGGTTTCCTGTCGATGCGCCCTCACTGGACCCTGGAGCAGGCCCTGGATCACCTGCGGCGGGAGTTTGAGGAAAGCGAGACCGTGAACGTGGTCTTCGTGACCGACGAGGAGGGGCGGCTGCTGGGTGCCGTGAAGCTCAAGGATCTGCTGGTGGGTTCGCCCCGGCGGCGAGTCGACACGCTGTTGCGAGAGGATGTGGTGCGGGCCCAGACCCGCATGGACCAGGAAGAGGCCGCTGACCTGATCCGCCGTTACGACCTGGAAGTCCTGCCCGTGGTGGATGAGCGGGACATCCTGGTGGGCATCATCACCGTGGATGACGTCATGGACGTGGCCACCGAGGAGACCACTGAGGACTTCCTGCGCATGGGGAGTGTGGGTCCCATTGTGCTGAACCTGAAGGACGCCGCTTTGAGCCTGCTCTACCGCAAGCGGGTGGGCTGGCTGCTGATCCTGGTCTTCGTGAACCTGTTCAGCGGGGCGGCCATCGCCATCTACGAAGAGGCCATTGAGGCCGTGGTGGCTCTGGTGTTTTTCCTGCCGCTGGTGATTGCCACCGGGGGGAACGCCGGCACCCAGGCGTCGACACTGATGGTGCGATCACTGGCCACCGGCGACGTGCAACTCAAGGATGGGATCCAGCTCTGGGGCAAGGAGTTCCTCGTGTCCATCGGGCTGGGTATCACTCTGGGTCTGGCCGTCTGGGGCGCGGGGATCTGGCTGGGCGGCCCTGAAGTGGGCATGGCCGTGGCCATTGCCATGGTGCTGGTGGTCATCGTGGGCAGCATGGTGGGTTTGCTGCTGCCTCTTTTGCTGACCCGGCTCAAGCTGGACCCGGCCACTGCCAGCGCCCCGCTGGTCACGTCCATTGCGGACGTGGGCGGCATTCTGGTCTATTTCAGCGTGGCGACGATGGTGCTGCAACTCAGCGTATAG
- the mgtE gene encoding magnesium transporter: MEQTHQYDLEQVRESLESGDLPGVRRRLDDMRIQDIAHVLMDLEPDPQREVFRLLPPGRRVDVFSYLDPHHQYHLIGQVSVDEGRYLLSEMLPDDLTALLEDLPKDDVRRLLRLLPFRSIRRALTLLGYPEDSCGRLMTTAVVSVRPEWTMAQALNHLRTQAERGETVNLVYVTDEEGVLKGVLALKHFLKQQTEVPVSSLMTSNVVSIDAHKPQEEALHAMRHYDLPALPVVDEDGELLGMITVDDALDVEEEETTEDFQKMGSLGALNLSLRNARPSLLYRKRVGWLLILVAVNIIGGFVIAGYEEAIEALVVLIFFLPLIIDSGGNAGTQSSTLMVRSLATGDVQPRDWLRLWGKELLVAMALGLTMAAAVSGLGLWRGGGEIAMLVAVAMLLVVMVGSMVGMILPFILARLKLDPATASAPLVTSIADVAGIMIYFGLATAMLGLPR; this comes from the coding sequence ATGGAACAGACTCACCAATACGATCTTGAGCAGGTGCGTGAAAGCCTGGAGTCCGGGGATCTCCCCGGCGTGCGCCGGCGACTGGACGACATGCGTATCCAGGACATCGCCCACGTGCTCATGGACCTGGAGCCAGATCCTCAGCGTGAGGTGTTCCGGTTGCTGCCGCCGGGGCGACGGGTGGATGTGTTTTCCTACCTGGATCCCCATCACCAATACCATTTGATCGGCCAGGTCTCGGTGGACGAGGGGCGTTACCTGCTCTCCGAGATGCTGCCGGACGATCTCACTGCCCTGCTGGAAGACCTGCCCAAGGATGATGTGCGCCGGCTGCTGCGGTTATTGCCGTTCCGCTCCATCCGCCGCGCGCTCACGCTGCTGGGTTACCCCGAGGACAGCTGTGGCCGGTTGATGACCACGGCGGTGGTCAGTGTGCGCCCTGAGTGGACCATGGCTCAGGCCCTGAACCATCTGCGCACCCAGGCGGAGCGCGGCGAGACGGTCAATCTGGTTTATGTGACCGATGAGGAAGGGGTGCTCAAGGGGGTGCTGGCCCTGAAGCATTTCCTCAAGCAGCAGACCGAGGTCCCGGTCTCGAGCCTGATGACCAGCAACGTGGTGTCCATCGACGCCCACAAGCCCCAGGAAGAGGCTCTGCACGCCATGCGCCACTATGATCTCCCGGCCCTGCCGGTGGTGGACGAGGATGGCGAACTGCTGGGCATGATCACCGTGGACGACGCATTGGACGTGGAGGAGGAAGAGACCACCGAGGACTTCCAGAAGATGGGGAGTCTTGGGGCGCTGAATCTCAGCCTGCGCAACGCCCGGCCTTCGCTGCTGTATCGCAAGCGGGTGGGCTGGTTGCTGATCCTGGTGGCCGTGAACATCATCGGCGGTTTCGTGATTGCCGGCTACGAGGAGGCCATCGAGGCACTGGTGGTGCTGATCTTCTTCCTGCCGCTGATTATCGACAGCGGCGGCAACGCCGGTACCCAGTCGTCCACCCTGATGGTGAGGTCCCTGGCCACCGGCGATGTGCAACCCCGGGACTGGCTGCGGCTATGGGGCAAGGAGCTGCTGGTGGCCATGGCCCTGGGTCTGACCATGGCCGCGGCGGTGTCGGGGCTGGGACTCTGGCGAGGGGGCGGTGAGATCGCCATGCTGGTGGCCGTGGCCATGCTGTTGGTGGTGATGGTGGGAAGCATGGTGGGCATGATCCTGCCGTTCATTCTGGCCCGCCTCAAGCTGGATCCGGCCACGGCCAGCGCCCCTCTGGTCACGTCCATCGCGGATGTGGCCGGCATCATGATCTATTTCGGCCTGGCCACCGCCATGCTGGGACTGCCACGCTAG
- the rluD gene encoding 23S rRNA pseudouridine(1911/1915/1917) synthase RluD translates to MTDALAHAPNHHSPGRHHPPELAGKRLDAVLARLFPEYSRSRIQQWIEAGWVRVDDVVPRIRDKATEGAMVVVRACLDEPGDDAPQDLPLDIVHEDDSLIVIHKPAGLVVHPAVGHPRGTLVNALLHHAPELAHLPRAGIVHRLDKETSGLLVVARTLEAHTDLVRQLQARTVGREYLALVQGEMVAGGMVDEPIGRHPVDRKRMAVVGGGRAAVTHYRIEGRLEGFTLLRVSLETGRTHQIRVHMAHLRHPIVGDPVYGGRLRLPAGLSDAAIEALQGFRRQALHAIRLTLVHPGHGDTVSWEAPLAEDMSRLLAVLGYAPHR, encoded by the coding sequence CTGACAGATGCGTTAGCCCATGCCCCAAACCACCATTCACCTGGACGCCACCATCCCCCGGAACTGGCGGGAAAACGCCTGGATGCGGTTCTGGCGCGTCTGTTTCCCGAGTATTCCCGCAGTCGTATCCAGCAGTGGATCGAGGCGGGCTGGGTTCGGGTGGATGACGTGGTGCCACGCATCCGTGACAAGGCGACGGAGGGCGCCATGGTGGTGGTCCGGGCCTGCCTGGATGAGCCGGGAGACGATGCCCCCCAGGATCTGCCCCTGGATATCGTTCATGAGGACGATAGCCTGATCGTCATCCACAAGCCAGCGGGCCTGGTGGTGCATCCCGCCGTCGGTCATCCGCGAGGCACGCTGGTGAATGCCCTCCTGCACCACGCCCCGGAGCTGGCGCATCTCCCCCGGGCCGGCATTGTCCATCGCCTGGACAAGGAGACCTCGGGCCTCCTGGTGGTGGCCCGGACCCTGGAGGCCCACACCGATCTGGTGCGTCAGTTGCAGGCTCGAACGGTGGGTCGGGAATACCTGGCCCTGGTGCAGGGGGAGATGGTGGCCGGGGGTATGGTGGATGAGCCCATCGGCCGTCATCCGGTGGATCGCAAGCGCATGGCCGTGGTGGGGGGCGGACGAGCGGCCGTCACCCATTACCGGATCGAGGGCCGGCTGGAGGGCTTCACCCTGCTGCGGGTGAGCCTGGAGACGGGCCGCACGCACCAGATCCGGGTGCACATGGCCCATCTGCGCCATCCCATCGTGGGCGACCCGGTCTATGGTGGCCGCCTGAGGCTGCCCGCCGGGCTGTCCGACGCGGCCATCGAAGCCCTCCAGGGATTCCGCCGCCAGGCCCTGCATGCCATCCGTCTCACTCTGGTGCACCCAGGTCATGGGGATACGGTGTCCTGGGAGGCGCCACTGGCTGAGGATATGTCGCGATTGCTCGCGGTTCTGGGGTATGCCCCGCATCGTTGA
- a CDS encoding outer membrane protein assembly factor BamD, translating to MSALRNTLILILLAALISGCGAMRQDPTRDWSASQLYEEAKAALERGNFDQAVEYYETLEARFPFGRHAQQGQLEIAYAYYKAQEPEMAIAAIDRFLQMNPRHPHADYAYYLRGLTNYERDQSFLNRWIPQDQARRDAVPLRTAFEDFGTLVQYFPDSRYAQDSRERMVRLRNLLAAHEMHVADFYMRRGAWVAAAQRGRYVLEHYDGSASVPDALEVMVRAYRELDMDDLAEDALRVLRQNFPDRADELAALPHRITAPA from the coding sequence ATGTCCGCTCTTCGCAATACACTGATTCTGATCCTCCTGGCCGCCCTGATCTCCGGCTGCGGCGCCATGCGCCAGGACCCCACGCGGGACTGGTCCGCCAGCCAGCTTTATGAAGAGGCCAAGGCCGCGCTGGAACGGGGCAACTTTGACCAGGCCGTGGAGTATTACGAAACCCTGGAGGCCCGGTTCCCCTTCGGCCGACACGCCCAGCAGGGACAGCTGGAGATCGCCTACGCCTATTACAAGGCCCAGGAGCCGGAGATGGCCATTGCCGCCATCGACCGCTTTCTGCAGATGAACCCCCGCCACCCCCATGCGGATTACGCCTATTATCTGCGTGGCCTCACCAATTATGAGCGGGACCAGAGTTTCCTGAATCGCTGGATCCCCCAGGATCAGGCCCGCCGGGACGCCGTGCCGCTGCGCACGGCCTTCGAGGACTTCGGCACCCTGGTGCAGTATTTCCCCGACAGCCGCTATGCTCAGGATTCACGGGAGCGCATGGTGCGTCTGCGTAATCTGCTGGCGGCCCATGAGATGCACGTGGCCGACTTCTACATGCGCCGGGGTGCCTGGGTGGCGGCCGCCCAGCGGGGGCGTTACGTTCTGGAGCATTATGACGGCTCAGCGTCCGTGCCCGACGCCCTGGAGGTCATGGTCAGGGCCTACCGGGAACTGGACATGGACGATCTGGCTGAAGACGCCTTACGGGTGCTGAGACAGAATTTCCCGGACAGGGCCGACGAACTGGCGGCCCTGCCCCACCGGATCACCGCACCGGCTTGA
- a CDS encoding nitroreductase family protein, whose amino-acid sequence MWDFFQTVRHRHSIRSYQPDMPVEPEKLHAILETAVTGPSAGDLQSYRIICIEDAALRQSLVSAAHDQAFIAQAPVCLVFCTDAARAEQQYGERGRDLFALQDATIAAAYAQLAVVAAGMGSTWVGFFDEKAVISTLELEPGLRPVALMCVGYPAEIPEASHRRRLDEVVTYR is encoded by the coding sequence ATGTGGGATTTCTTTCAGACCGTCAGGCACCGTCATTCCATCCGTAGCTATCAACCGGACATGCCGGTGGAGCCGGAAAAGCTGCATGCCATCCTGGAGACCGCCGTCACAGGGCCGTCGGCAGGGGACCTGCAGTCCTACCGGATCATCTGCATCGAGGATGCCGCCCTGCGCCAGTCGCTGGTGAGCGCGGCCCATGATCAGGCCTTCATCGCCCAGGCGCCCGTATGCCTGGTGTTCTGCACGGACGCGGCCCGGGCGGAGCAACAATACGGTGAGCGGGGGCGTGATCTATTCGCGCTGCAGGATGCCACCATCGCTGCCGCCTATGCGCAACTGGCCGTGGTGGCGGCCGGCATGGGCTCCACATGGGTGGGTTTCTTCGATGAGAAAGCGGTGATCAGCACGCTGGAGCTGGAACCGGGCCTGCGCCCCGTGGCACTGATGTGCGTGGGATACCCGGCGGAGATCCCTGAAGCCTCCCATCGGCGACGCCTGGACGAAGTGGTCACCTACCGGTAG
- a CDS encoding P-II family nitrogen regulator, protein MKKIEAIIKPFKLEDVREALMEIGITGLTATEVKGFGRQKGHTELYRGAEYVVDFIPKVKLEIGVDDGLVDACVDAIIKAARTGKIGDGKIFVTDMERAIRIRTGEENSDAL, encoded by the coding sequence ATGAAAAAGATCGAAGCCATCATCAAGCCTTTCAAACTCGAAGACGTGCGCGAAGCCCTTATGGAAATCGGCATCACCGGGCTGACCGCTACGGAAGTGAAGGGCTTCGGGCGTCAGAAGGGCCACACTGAACTCTACCGTGGTGCCGAATACGTGGTGGACTTCATCCCCAAGGTCAAACTGGAGATTGGCGTCGACGACGGTCTGGTGGATGCCTGCGTGGATGCCATCATCAAGGCTGCCCGCACGGGCAAGATCGGCGACGGCAAGATCTTCGTCACCGACATGGAACGCGCCATCCGCATCCGCACCGGCGAAGAAAACAGCGACGCCCTGTAA